A segment of the Corylus avellana chromosome ca2, CavTom2PMs-1.0 genome:
TGCTGGAAATGAAACAGACAAGGAAAACAACTCGTGGAAAGGGAAGTTCAAAGAGTAGACAACATGGCAACTAGGGCTAGGGGTTGTCTGTCCTCCCTGCCAAAAACTAACTGTCAAGTGAAATGTTGGATGCAGAGGTGAATAAACTCATCATATGTTTACTGAGTTCGACTCTCCGATTGAGATGACTACtaatttgttgttcaaattaCTAACAATGGATAAATTTTAGATTATCCAACCATATACCAGACACCGAACAGATACGTTTcatatgatctctctctctctctctcttacaatTGCTAGAAACTTGTTACCAAGATTCGAATCCTCGGCTCCCACCTGAAGTGGAGTTTGTATTGACTAAACTGTGTCTACAATCTGTTATGGTATCTATAAGGTGAGAAACCTTTGAATGCGGCTTGAGAACTCAAGGAGACTGCTTGCTTGCTTTTCTGCAGTCAAGGGTCATTTCGGGAACCGAGGAACGCAGATTAGCTGAGCTGTTTCGGGAGAAGATAGGGCCTTTAcattgtttgataaaatgcctCACACAAAGCCAGCACGCCAGCTATACAAGTAATGCATGAGAGAGCATTCAATTTTCCATAATTGCATTGaaaaacctaaaacacaaaatattaaccAAAATAACAACAATCTCCTGGATCTCAACTCAACCAAACAAAGAACACAGAGCCAGAACAAAACAAGTACATTATCCTCGCAAACAAACTTCCCCCatcataaagaaataaattaccCCATCATCACAGCAACTTGTACCTCGTGCTTCAATCACTTGTATCCTACGGTTAATCAGTTATACTACTATCCAAACCCCATTCGCCATCTGTTTGAAGAAATAACAAGGAGAAACCCATCCAAATACTTGTTCCCTGCGCCTAAATAGTTTTTGCGTCCAAAACTttaagaaaagaggaagaaataaagaaaagggtGTACACCCAGATTTCCCTACCAAACACAAAGACAACATACTACTGAAAATAAGCAGCATTGTTTGGTAAAATGCCTCGCACACCAGCTGTTCGAAGGAATGCCCAActtacaaacaaaaagacaactACTAATAACTAGATCTGCCTACCAGCAGCATCAGCAACGAATGGCAGGTAGGGGGTCCTGCCGAGAACACAACACACGAAGCtataaacaaaacacaaaacactgaACACAAACAGCACGTTGTAAGCCCAGACCATGACCCTGAAGCCGAGCCCGGAGCGGCCTGGGCTGAGGACCCGCTGGAGCAACAAGGGCAGCACGAGGAGCACGTCTAGAGTGACGGCCTGCATAGCGTTGAACCTGACGTAGCGGCTGAAAGCCGGGTTCCTGACGACGCCCAGGTAGAGGGCAAAGAAGGCAACGAAGGAGGCGTAGGGGATGGACCTGTAGAGGGAGAGGAGAGGGAGAAGAGGGTCGAAGAGGGATCCAAGAGGTGGGTATTGGAGGAAGAGGAACCTGCCGTACTGGAGGGAGTTGAAGAAGGGGAGGGTGTAAGACACGGCTGAGATTAATCGATCTGTGGCTGGGGTTGGGTTGTACGACATGCGGGTGATGGTGCTGCTCCGCTTCGGCGGTGCCGTACGTATGAATTTGGGCGGGTCATGGAAGAGGGCCGACCGTGAACTGATGAGGTTAGCGGTGGCTGAGAGGCGGAGGAGAGGAATGGAGGCCATTCTTtcgggagagagagagacctctggattttcttttataacaagTTTAAGAAGCGGTCGGACGAGGTaatgaaaatgagaaatgctGCGAGTGGGCCTGGGCAAATTTAATGCATTCCGACTTTCGACCGCTTACGGACCGATAATTGACCGACTTCTATCGACATAAATTAATCAATACGCTGTaggcaaaaaaaatatatatatataaatatatattgacAAATTCGGTTCAGTTGgcgaaataaaatttgttaaccgaaccgactttaccgactgattttgcccataattttcaattttttcacataCCGACCGCCTATCGGTGTCGGAACAAAAATTTGGCTGAATAAGTCAATAAAATTTCCGACTTCATAGACATTTTtgtgaaacaaaaatttttttgcgGACACCGACCGACGCCTAGCCCTAGCTACGAGTAATGTTGtacttttattttcaaatgctTTCATATTTACAAttagaattaaaatttaatattgatttatcttaaattttaataataatttta
Coding sequences within it:
- the LOC132170425 gene encoding protein TIC 20-II, chloroplastic; the protein is MASIPLLRLSATANLISSRSALFHDPPKFIRTAPPKRSSTITRMSYNPTPATDRLISAVSYTLPFFNSLQYGRFLFLQYPPLGSLFDPLLPLLSLYRSIPYASFVAFFALYLGVVRNPAFSRYVRFNAMQAVTLDVLLVLPLLLQRVLSPGRSGLGFRVMVWAYNVLFVFSVLCFVYSFVCCVLGRTPYLPFVADAAGRQI